In the genome of Neovison vison isolate M4711 chromosome 3, ASM_NN_V1, whole genome shotgun sequence, one region contains:
- the LOC122901941 gene encoding small nuclear ribonucleoprotein G-like produces MSKAHSPKLKKYMDKKLSLKLNGGRHVQGILPGFDLFMNLVIDECVEMATRGQRNHTGIMVVRGDRIIMLEALERV; encoded by the coding sequence ATGAGCAAAGCTCACTCTCCCAAGTTGAAAAAATATATGGACAAGAAATTATCATTGAAATTAAATGGTGGCAGACATGTTCAAGGAATATTGCCGGGGTTCGATCTGTTTATGAATCTTGTGATAGATGAATGTGTGGAGATGGCAACTCGGGGGCAACGGAACCATACTGGAATAATGGTAGTACGAGGAGATCGTATCATCATGTTAGAAGCCTTAGAACGAGTATAA